The Montipora capricornis isolate CH-2021 chromosome 1, ASM3666992v2, whole genome shotgun sequence genome contains a region encoding:
- the LOC138054214 gene encoding protein unc-13 homolog C-like, which translates to MAVYFGQFLSKRKTRSSASSDESSLSPEIKKTKQYSSPTHHEDEIMTALSMTQDVGATLQAILAKLEKLDSIESAVKKIEANLENLEKRTQRLEDLQTTTNKDIDDLKEGINFTGQQLKEKTEAAEKAHRLYETQLAELTTKCQKTEVLLEEVHTKNLYLEAYSRRENIKFTNIVESTEIGGRSGENTEEVLRNFLERDLGYRDARSVEIQRVHRIGKSKDGNPRPILARFLRYKDCEQIFKLGHRLKGTNFQMFRDLPRDIITRRKVQLDAFKDARRNGVAASFSQSQPDKLYIKGKLWPVGQKFTV; encoded by the coding sequence ATGGCCGTTTATTTTGGTCAATTTctcagcaaaagaaaaaccagATCTTCAGCTTCCTCCGACGAGTCAAGTCTTTCGccggaaataaaaaaaaccaagcAGTACTCCTCGCCAACGCACCACGAAGACGAAATAATGACAGCTCTCAGTATGACACAAGATGTTGGTGCAACTCTGCAAGCAATCCTAGCAAAACTGGAAAAGCTTGATTCAATAGAATCAGCCGTGAAGAAGATTGAAGCCAATCTCGAGAACTTAGAGAAACGAACCCAAAGGCTAGAAGATCTCCAAACAACAACGAATAAAGATATTGACGACCTAAAAGAAGGAATCAACTTTACCGGACAACAACTGAAGGAAAAGACAGAAGCTGCGGAGAAAGCGCATCGACTCTACGAAACTCAATTAGCAGAGCTGACGACAAAATGCCAGAAAACTGAGGTTCTGCTAGAGGAGGTCCACACTAAAAATCTTTACTTAGAAGCCTACTCTCGCCGGGAGAATATTAAATTCACCAACATAGTAGAATCGACAGAAATAGGCGGCCGCTCTGGTGAAAACACCGAAGAAGTTCTTCGAAATTTTTTGGAACGGGATCTCGGTTACAGGGATGCAAGGAGCGTAGAAATCCAGCGAGTACATCGGATCGGTAAAAGCAAAGATGGAAATCCGCGTCCTATTCTAGCCCGTTTCCTCAGGTACAAAGACTGTGAGCAGATCTTTAAACTTGGTCACCGACTTAAAGGCACTAACTTCCAAATGTTCCGAGACCTTCCCAGGGATATCATTACCCGAAGAAAAGTACAGTTGGATGCTTTTAAAGATGCCAGACGAAATGGAGTTGCTGCCTCCTTCAGCCAGTCGCAACCAGACAAACTGTATATTAAAGGTAAATTGTGGCCCGTCGGGCAAAAATTTACTGTCTAA